Sequence from the Gadus chalcogrammus isolate NIFS_2021 chromosome 21, NIFS_Gcha_1.0, whole genome shotgun sequence genome:
ggataaaattgCAAATGAAGGCCCGTACTTATTTTCCTCCCAGTCTTTAAACATTATGTTTATTCCTGCTGGGAATGTGTTCATATTCGCTGTGTACTCCTACCCTGGGGGGAAGAACATATTTTTCAGTCTATATATTGGTTGAACGCAAGCATCAAAGGACCGGGTTCTTTTGCAATCAGTCATACACTTATTTTATAATTACCTTGACAGAGAAAATTTCATGTGTattgatttagaaaaaaaaagcctGCTGAGTAAACAAAAGACCAAAGGGCTGTCTGAGAAGCAGAGGGGGGGCCTAATGAGAGCTAATCGCCAGCAACAACTAGTGACGGCCCGATGTGCGAGTAATCCGTTATTAATGAAAACAATGCATCCACGCAAACATCTGGGCCTGGCACACTGCCATTCACACATAGTAATACCATGACCCTCAGACCATGACAATGAttcatatattatttattgcaaGTAAATAAACATACTGTAATTATTGTATAACATATTTGTATTCTAAGATTTGAGTTTTGAATGCACACTTTCTACCACAAAGTCTATATGAACATGGCAAACAGACATTAAacaacatagagagagagcgagagaaagagagagcgagagagcgagagagagagagagagagagtgagagagagagagagagagagagagagagagagagagagagagagagtgagagagagtaaagagaaagTAACAGATGGTTGGCCAGTAAAATGATGACCTCAGATAAGTGGGCCaacatgaaagagagagagagagcgtgattAAGAGGGGTGCTGATGAGTGGGGGAGGGTGTGGTGGGCTGACCACTGGAGGGAGAGCGGAAACAGCAACCATTGAGGGACAACCATTATGGTGGGTGGGAAAAGCAATTGAAAGCACAActgaagagagaaggagagagatgagatggaggaggagagaccaagggaggaagggaggaagttAGGTCGGGGGTGGGAGGTAACTGCTGTCTGTATTGTATCAGAAGAATACTTATTATGACCAAAAACACATGGGCAGGGAGTTGATGAGCAGCTGCACAGCCAGCCTGCTGTGGCAGGAGATGGGAGGTGGGAACAGGGGATCAGAGATTAGAGTCCACCTATAGGGGGGGACGCCAATTGGTGTTGATGGATGGAGGCATGGAATCTTAATGCCTTATAGGCTTGAATTTAAATATAATGTTGATTCAAATAACAAAACAAGAGGGTCTCATAAAGGTCCagtaaaaacaatacaatatttAATTGATCATAGTCACAAACTACTGATTCAGTTAGTGTGGTACGATGTGCGTTCACTGGGACATTGATATTATAGGCAGATGTTGATGTGGTTAAAAGGATATAAAGTAGATGCACAACTATGTAAAAGGTTGGGGGTTGAAAGAATGTTCGGAGCTAAAAATGGGGTCACACGGGCCGAGAAGGTGGAGCACTGCTGagtgagaggaagggaggtTTAAAATCCGGTAATACAAATATCCGTTGTCAAAATGACAATGTCAATTGTTGcaggcacattcacacaaaatgTCTTAAGCAGAATTGGTAGCACAGAGTGATTTGGACAAATGATATCGCAGATGTAACTGAAGCAAGGAGAGACAGTTATGATGATCACCCAGGccggtatggagttattgaagaAAGTTCAAACATGCAACTCGACCACAAGGTTAGAGGGGAAGCTGTCATGTCTGTTGGGCTAAATTCTTTCTCCCACttattttttccatttctttctatttttctgAAGAAAATCTTTTCTTTTGTCCAATGTCATGTCAGCTTCAGGGGTACATGCACCCACACCTCCATACTCCTAAGAGTTCTGATCTCAGAGATCCACGTCTCTGGCCTCAGGAGGTATGCTATTAAAAGGGCATGTGTAATAAATCCAACCAAAGGGAGGGATAAGGACTCAGGTTGGAATGACCCATGGATATGGAATCAGACCTGTGAGTCAGGGAGGCACTGACTCATACCTTATAGATTTGTGCCTCACAGTGAATCCTGCTTAAACAATAAGCATCTGTTGTATCAGCTCGGGCTCAGCCTGAACAAGGTCAAACAGGGCCAGCATCAAACTCTCTGCCGATGCCTATTATGCCTTGTCCAGTAGTTGTCTGGTTCAAGTTGTGGCTGGTTACCAAAGGTTACCTTACCATAGGTTACCAAACCAAGGTACAAGAGGACTAGTGGACGTTTAAAGATATGTGATTTTAGTATGTCACCCCCTTTAGCCCTATATTACCTCCTTTGTGACAACAAAGTGGTCTCTGGAGATTAGTCTGAACCCCGgatctgaaataacaaattccAGTCCCGCCATTATACAGATGGGTTAACTGGGCAATAAAAGACTAAAGCTAATTTCTTAACGATTATATCGACCAATAGGAAACTCTATTGACAGGAATAAAGCCAACAAATCAAGAATCACAGCAAGTTATGCAGGTTATGGGTGCTCTGATCAAATTACCTCTTAAGTGTCAATGGTCACACATATTTTAACCATTTTCCCTCACAATATAACCTTTTCACAAAGGTGTAATCACAAGGAAGGTGTCGCTCATAACACTTATTATGTTTATGCAGCCTTTATACCAGAGCACAAGTGGTTTACTAAATTGTGGACATAACTCCTATTTGTGTTGACCCTAAAGCAGGCCACAACCGTAACATTGACTAGGTAGCAGCTGTTTCATTTATATGTGTCAAAGAACGAGCTAGAGTCAACGTGTTGTCTTCACTAGTTTAACCTGTGCCCTCGTAAATGAAGGTGCCAGACCCATGATGAATGGAAGAACAACACATATTCAACCACGCTTTGCAACAAGGGTCTGGTTTGCTtatgatatattttttagactttttcttttttattactaCTTATAGGCGCTTGATATCAACACATAACATGGATCTTAATttaaccactcaaaaccaaaataagcATGAGTTATGCTTGATTGACGCACGGCACAGTCGTGCGCTGTCCTTTCAGCACCAGGTGTTAATTCACAGGATGACATGTCGACTAAAGACATGACATTGTGATTAGCGACCCGGCCATGGGTCTACAGTGCAACCTCACGACTTAAGTCGCACCTAAATCGCCTTAACATTCATGGCGCGTCCGGGCACTTGTTGCATGAGTGAGCATTTGGGGAATTTCAACATTGCTGTGATTTCCAACATATCTTGAGTATGATAAAACATCGAGGTTATAATTGTTGTTTTATTAAGCAGTGTATTTTGATACAGCAGAGAAGTCCAACACTTTTTGAGGGGAGGGAAATTAGTATCCAAACCGCACGCCCAGAGCGGTGTTACAAACAGCTGTGCGTAATTCATGTCCAAGCATAAGGAGTGCGTGACCGGGATATCGATTAtattattgattaaaaaaaacacaagaaacgCAAACCGGACTGTTTTTTCTTAGAACACCAAGGTCGTTTCTGAGGACAATAGAGAGGAGAGGCCAGTATCAACTCTGCTTTTCGCTTGATGCGATTTCAGTGAAAGGGGCGAAGAGCTTCCAGAcgcagagtggaggagagaagcAGACTGAGGACTGGAGGATCGATGGTCGGGAAACTAAAGTGAACTTTCCTTTACGGGTATCTCCCGATGTTGTTGTAATTAAAGACTGGATTGCGGAGTTATCCTCATGGGACTGGGGTCCTCAGTcaggataaagagagagaggaccctCAGACCATCGGACCTTTGGAGAGCTCACTACATCTCACCGGTGGAACGGACGGCAGCTCCTTCTGCTGGTTTCCACTCCTGGAGGACTACAAATGACAGCCTACTAGTTTGATAGTGATAAGTACATCATATTCATTCATTGGACTATACCATATAATAAGGAATAGCTTTTGGATTCATGGTTTTGGACGCGCTTCAAGTTCCTAGGCTCCGATCGTTTCAAAACTTCAGTACAGCCTAACATGGCCTGTTAAAATGCATCCTTTCCTAGGAATGTAACGCGTGTGAGGAAACCTTTATGCACTAGAGGACCggttctttatttttcctccAACCTATTTTCCACATGTGTCTTTTAAAACGCATttccaaagaagaagaagaattcatTGTCAATCAGTCCAAGACAGCGATGAGCGGACCCCAACACCTCGCCATgggcctcctgctgctctgcgCTCTGAGCGCACACTTTGGAGACACCAGGGAATCCGCCACGGTGGCGAGGAACGAACATAGCCTGAGGCACCACGCTGGGTTGGTAAAACACCTGGACAGGAGCcgggacacacacagccacagcgAGACGGCCAACCGCTTGTCAGCAGCGAGGAGGGAAGCTCCAACCGGGACAAGGGTTTTACGCACTTTTGGAACCGAAATGGCGGACACTCCTGTGGGTGAGTAGGCTGTTTTGGAGTGGGAGAGCTGGCCGTGAATTCCTACAACTTGCTGGAAAACATTTCCAAGTGGTATTGATGTTTAGTTGGACTAATCGTTTTGAAGCtgaccatctcccccccccccccccccccccccccccccgccttttcCCACCTTTTTATCTTGCACAGCAATATCAGCTAGAGAtatcacaaagaaagaaaagtttATACAACACTTAACAGgtaaggagagtgtgtgtgcgcatgggaGATAgtactataaaaaaaataagctaaTGAGGAATGATAACTAATGTCTCCGAAACGAATGGAAATTACGGGGAGAGTGACATGGATTTCAGAatctgttttttatttctcaagGACCTCTGTACTTCAGTCCAAAGTGTCGGAAGCACGTTTACAGGCTGTACCACAGCACCCGGGACTGTACAACACCTACCTGTAAGTCCTGGACTAAATACCCCCCAAGATTACTGTCTGAATGGTTCTCATAAAGGATCCGGGCTGATACACACAACAGAATattatctctcaatttcaaaataaataaatgaataaataaataaatatatttagttttctttatttatacatGGACATGCTTTGATTTCTTCACTCTCTTTTCAGACTTCAAAAGGTGTGCACGACTCCTCCGGCGGTTAGCGGGCAGCCCACAGTGCACTGATGGGTAGCACCCTCCAGGTACACCAAGAGACTCTCTCCTGCATGAATGATTGGATGGATATATGGATAGATATAGACCAGTCTCTACTGAGGGAGTGAATGGATGGTCTTTAAACCATTCTCAAATGAATCCTGAACAGGATTCTGAAATTGATGGGAAGCCAGTGTGAGGAGATGAGTCAAGGTGTCCCAGGAGACCTCATGGAGGACTTGTCAGGAGCGGCAGCACGTTGGACCACGGGCAGGCGGTTCAGGGATGTCTTGCTAAGAAATCCCGAAAGGGAATCACAGTTATCAAGACCGGAAATTAATGCATGGTTGAATGAGTTTCGCAATGTCTCTCGGCTGGTGCAAAAAAAGCAACGAACCACCAATTTACAAACGCCTGGATTACGAAGGTCATGATGTTATAGAAGACGATAAAGAGCAAAGACTTTCGTAAACTGTTCAAGGAATGAAAAATGATCCTCAATGAGATGTAATAGTACAAGTACAGATACAACGGGCAAATAAGCAGACAATATAATGGTAGCagaaaatattaataaacattACTAAATATAGCGATAAAACAGCAGAAATTAAGTAACCTTTAGCATTAAAGGATacatccggtgtaaaatggatctgggatatgtttaatatgataacGATTTGGAATGTTCGATTGAGAGCAAAAGCGCGTATAGAcacattcttaagttggctgattttagccgattctaccaaaacgctataaacatggaacgatgggggcatttgttatggtaaaaactaagtctctattttaaaccacttaaaaggctagaagtagcccgacacttctttggtagtataataagggtcttaacatataaaacgaggcattgataactttgttattgtacagattgtttaatctacctatcgagtctgGCATCGACGGgggatctactgatggtattgtgtgtataaaatgtcctttttaataaacaatctttgcacttacaaagttatcaatgcttcattttatATGTTGTGACCCTAATTATACTTCCAAAGAAGTGTCaggctacttttagcctttaAAGTGGTTTAAATTAGCGACTTAgttttttaccataacacatgcccctatcgttccgagtttatagcgttttgatagaattggctaaaaacagccaactgaaggaTTCGTCTATAtgcggtttttgtgctccaaaactaaCGTTCCAACTCATTATcgtacaaaacatatcccaaatccattttacacaggATTTGTCCTTTAAGTTAAAGGAAATTATGAGTACCTTTTCCGTAGGATCGCAAGCACTGATGGGGGTCCCAGTTATTGACCATGTGATCTTATAAACGATATGTACTTGCACTCATTACTTGACTCCATAAAGAAACACAGGGTGGGTGTACGCAGTGATAAGAAAATCAAGCCCTCTCCTTATTGACTTCACATGCTTCGTTGTGGACTAAATTCGACTCCCTCTTCATTCTAGGTTGTAGCAGTGCTCATGAATCTCAGCCAAAGAGGAATAGGACGAGAAGGAGAACAAACACATCTGTATAAAGAAGTGCCTTGGACTGTACCGGTTGCGGCCAACTCCTTCTGACCTTCCAACTATGCAGAAAGGTCCAGAATGGTCCTGCAGTGGTCTGACCGTCCTGGACATGGATCGTTAGCCCAACAGGTCCCCTACACCCGGGGCCCACCACCTACAGCCCCCCAAAACCAGGGTCCACCACCTATAAGAGGTTGTAAAACCAAAGCCAAAGAAAGACTTTAAAGAAATGGAAGTGAAATGGAAGAGGAAAATGTaggtggacacacacaaccaaacatcAGAAAATTACCAAAGTGGCATTAATTTTTTGCTTAAAAGAATCAAAAGGGATGCATTATTTTTTCAGTGTTCGGTTGACTTTGAAAAGAACGGAAGGATTTTTTGAAGAAAGGGGTTTCTGACGTCTACAGATGTGTGTTAAAGCTTGTGTTGGGCCTGCCATACTGCACTTGTTCCTCGACAACACGCCATGTAGGACCTCGGCCAAGGCCTACTACCTTCGTCTGCTTGTGCTAACACTGAAAACTACTCTTCAATTATTAGTTGCACCAAAAGGAACATTTTCTAATCTTTGGATGTCGTtacgagagaaaaaaaacaacccagGACCATTTTCTCAGCACTGGTCCCACTCACTAAATATGAATAGCACCCGACAAACCTTGGTTTAGTGTTGTATATTCTATCAAATATATTTTGGAGTTTCCAGTGTATATTCTGTAGATTATAAACATCTATACAAAGTGCAATATGTATACTGTAAGGCAAAGCTTGAAAGGAATAATCTAACTACCATGTTTGCCATTTATGAAGTGGGTGTTGAAAagcatatatatttaaataaattaaatatatttaataaattataaCATTGATATAATATAAATGGCTTCTGTTGCGTTAGCATTGACAATAAAATTAGCACATTTGTGAAGGCGTCTTTAGGGACAAGGCTTTAGTCAAAGCTCTTAATTAAGTCCCAGTGTGAATGGAATGGAAAAAGGCAACATATAAATGcttaatattttgtatttaaacaTTACATTTCCTAAACATAGGATTACTTTAGAAGCCTTAATTTTTCACTTTTTTCTAAAACATATTTATTGTAGGCCATATAGAAATACAAACATCTAGAATGTTTTAAATGACGCTGGCTTTTTGCATACAATGTAGACATTATAGAAAAAGGCTAAAAATGTACCCCAAAACATCCAGCATAATACCCATCTAGATTAACATTTAGTCCAGCATTAACTCTGACCCTGGTCTTGACCTTTAACCTAGACAGTTTAACCTCCTTAAATGTTGGGTCATGTGACACCATCTATTGGCTGGCCTGAGAATCAGATGGAATCCTTTTTATCGATTATATGGACATTTGATTGAAACAAAAAGCCACAATTGTTTTAAAACAGTTTATTTATGACCAATTCTCATCACCACAACACAGCTTATATCCCTATACAGTGCAACTCCTGAAGATCATTGCCAAACAAACAGGGGTTGTCTTGGCCAGTGTATTATAACGAGTGGCTTAGTTGGGCTCAGTTGATGTGTTAAGAAGACATAGCATAATGAACAATTGAGGGCCAATCATAGCATTGGTCCAGTCATGGTGTGCTAGGAATTGTTCTCCAAGAACACTTTGCAGCATCTCACGCACTGTTCGTAGACTGTTTCAAAGTCCTCCTGGCTTCCCTTCAGGCGAGATAAGGAGGCAGAAATGATGTTTAACGGCGACCAATTTAATATATGCAAGCTTCACATTGTTTTGAAAGAACTGAGAGCTAGCCCGGCTCAGAATATGATAACAATCTTAAACTAAATTGATCTTACATTGACCTTAATCAATGCAGTTTTTTGTTTATCATGACCAAAGAACAAAGCAATGTCATTGAAATTGAAATCAGCTCAGCGTCTTCCGACGACTGCATTTCACTACAGTTTGACTTATTGGTCATCACAAATGATCTCTTGCCCCCTTTAGATGTTTGACAAGTATACATTCAATGTCTCTGGGCCCTCATTATAAGTTTGTAAACTATTTATACTTCACATTTTAGTaccacatttattttgtttgtaagGCAATGGGTCCAAGACGACACCAATTAGTTCCAACTACATCCAAAAGCCAATGATAGGGCCAATATGACCTAACCAGGCAGGATTCATAGGGCTAAAATAACAAGCAGGAGAGAAAAGGAAACATTAGTGATGGGAGTGAAGTGGAGAGTTAATGGTGTGTTCTTGAATCCTCGAACTTTcgagtcgaaagtcgaagatctcccagctttctttcCGCATTTCTCGGAGGCActccccctttttgtcttcatctttcaaaaatctgagagtagaccgagagcagaGATGGCGCTttcaacaaaatggctgcgcccgtgaagagattttttttttttgtatttgtaccacgtaggtcattttaatgttgattttaaatgctcttacacacttgattattgctactttattccggtcaccaattaatacattgcatggtcttgctgtgtgtgcaatacaatttaaagttgggttgtttgttttcgggctggtttgcttaagaggctaatgtagctaacagtAAACagcgactagccaatttcatgccaCAATCACAATgacgaacaggaacgctatgaatgctccgagaccggaagtgacgtcaaacgtgcaactcggaaggctggcgtccgaggattcaggaacacaccataacgGTTGGCCAGGGCTGGTGTCAGCCATGGCAGGAGAGGCAAAGTTAATTTGAAATACACCATGGGGGAAAGTGAACACGCCTGCAAGGTTGCAAGACAATAAAGATGTCAGGAGATGCATGGTCTCAGTATCAGGATTTGTGGAAGTGGCAATACCAATGCCAACTAACCACCTTTCAATAGGAACGATTGGCCCAACAACTGGTGCTTCGGACACAAACTAATAATTTGAAGCCTGGCAAGGTTGGTTTTCGTTGGATCATAATGTCAAAGAGCCAGCAGTCCAAAGCAGATCAATTCTCGTTGAATGATGATGCCAAATAAAATGGGTATTTCAACAAAAGCCTCCCAAATAAATCTTTGCATTATGCATACTTGGCTGATGAATGTCAGAGGGGACACAATGATCTGAGGTTATAAAGAGTTTGGAGAGGAGAAACATTTAAAAGGCTCCAAATCCTTATCACTTGTTCCCAGATCTCGAGGAGAGCAGCATTTAAAAAGAAAGAGCAGAGCGATCACGATTCATCTCCAAATTTAAAGGGGcgtgctcccactccaacaagAACACTACTTACATAATATGGGTCTTTGATGATCAGCTGTTTCTGGGGGTCATAGGAACCGAGTAGCTCAATCTTGGCACTGTAGTTGCTCACAGATTTCGCCTTCCTTTTCAGCTCgctgcaaatacaaaacaaggGTTGAAACAGAGCCTGAGCAAAACAAAGAATAATTTAAACAATGTCCAACAGATGATGAATAAAAGATCCAGTGACTGTTGATGGGGATTATGAACATCACCAGCAGCTACAGACGACGGTGGGGCTTGAG
This genomic interval carries:
- the LOC130374240 gene encoding ALK and LTK ligand 2-like → MCLLKRISKEEEEFIVNQSKTAMSGPQHLAMGLLLLCALSAHFGDTRESATVARNEHSLRHHAGLVKHLDRSRDTHSHSETANRLSAARREAPTGTRVLRTFGTEMADTPVAISARDITKKEKFIQHLTGPLYFSPKCRKHVYRLYHSTRDCTTPTCKSWTKYPPRLLSEWFS